The following nucleotide sequence is from Streptomyces sp. NBC_00239.
CCTGGGGATCGCGGTCCTCGTGCTCAGCCAACGGTGGCCGTCCCCTCCTTGCCGACACTCGGAGCGAGCCGGCCGATGAATGCGTGACTGTCCTCGAAAATTCGCTCTGCATCATGGTCCAACGTCGCGACGTGGTAGCTCTGTTCCAGCAGAGTCTCCGTAACGTCGGTCGACGAGATCCGGCTCAGGATGCGCGCCGAGTCGACCGGCGGCACCACGTGGTCCTGCGGGCTGTGCAGCAGCAGCACCGGCTGGGTGACCTGGGGCAGCTCGGTGTCCAGCATCCGCAGGAACTGCCGCAGCGAGTGCGCGGCCCGGGTCGGGACGCGGGTGTAGCCCAGCTCGGCGACGCCCGGCTTGGCGATGTCGCTCGCGATGCCCGGCGTGGACCGTATGAAGTGCTGGGCTACCGGGAGGGCGACGGCGAGCGGGTCGTGCACCTTGTTGGCCGGGTTGACCAGCACGACGCCGGTGATCGCGTCACCGTGCTTCGCCGCCAGCCGCAGGCTCAGCGCCCCGCCCATGGACAGGCCGAAGACGAACACCTGCGTGCAGCGGTCCAGGAGTTCCCGCAGCGCGCGGTCCACCTCCGCGTACCAGTCCTGCCAGCCGGTGAGCTGCATGTCCTCCCAGCGGGTGCCGTGGCCGGGCAGCAGGGGCAGCGAGACCGTCAGCCCGCGCTCGGCCAGGAAGTCGGCCCAGGGGCGCATGGACTGGGGGGAGCCGGTGAAGCCGTGGCAGAGAAGGACGCCGACCTC
It contains:
- a CDS encoding alpha/beta hydrolase, translated to MVPVLPGAEPFRHEGGEVGVLLCHGFTGSPQSMRPWADFLAERGLTVSLPLLPGHGTRWEDMQLTGWQDWYAEVDRALRELLDRCTQVFVFGLSMGGALSLRLAAKHGDAITGVVLVNPANKVHDPLAVALPVAQHFIRSTPGIASDIAKPGVAELGYTRVPTRAAHSLRQFLRMLDTELPQVTQPVLLLHSPQDHVVPPVDSARILSRISSTDVTETLLEQSYHVATLDHDAERIFEDSHAFIGRLAPSVGKEGTATVG